In Miscanthus floridulus cultivar M001 chromosome 19, ASM1932011v1, whole genome shotgun sequence, the DNA window GTGTGCGACGCTGGTAGCATGGTCATCTTCCCCATCTCGCTGCCCTTTGTGGATCCTCTGTTTACTACATCACAAATTCCTTGGATACTTTCCATTCTAATATCAGCTTGGTTTTCTACTATGTACTGTAGCCTGTTTTCATCTACACAGGCCCGAGCATCCACCTTAGCCTGACTTGAGAGTGCACCATAACACAAATACGGATTTGGTTCATCTTTCCTATAATGGAACATGTAGCAGTAGTAGTCCTGCATGGTGATTTTTATATGGGCATTGGCTCTTGTCTGTATGGCTCCACTGTAGAGAACCCTAGGTTGCCAACCACGCTCAGCATATGGAAATAATAAAGGATATTGAAGCGCCATGAAAGCGGGATGCAGAGCAGAAATCTGTTGAAGATCTCCTGCTTGTTTTTGCACAATAATATCCCGCTCAAAGGCTTCGTAGCTGAAATCACCAACTACTAACATAGCCAGCTGATCTGTAGTTGGTAAGCTGTACTGAGGTGGATCACCGTCTCTTGGGCCAACTATGCGAATAACAAAGtcttctgtttcatcatctgtcaATCGGTCCCTCGCCATCTAAAACTGCTGCGCGAATGAGTTGTGTTGATCAAGCATGGCAGCTAGGGACTCAACAATAGCAGGATCTAGATCCGATCCTGTAGCGTCATGATGACCTAAAGAAGCAATTCTATTTTGCACCTCGTGCGATGTATCATACACATATAGTTGTATGAACTTGGCAGGCTCATCATCCGGTGGCAGCAAAGAACCTATGCGGTGATGAATTTGTCCACAAATCTTAAAAACCAGAGGACCTCCACCATCATTCATGGATCGGTCTATGTTTGCTCCCATCGAAGTGAAGGCAAAAAGGCAATTGTACTGCCTGATATTTTTCATGAATTTATTAGAGATAGGACCACCATCAAATCTCGCAAGAGTTGCTAGAGGCTCAGGTCTTGGCAGGAACCGCGGAATGGCGACTCTGCCTCCTTTGCAGCACCTGTTGTAGATAACTGAGCCCGAAGAACCCTGGGAGTCCTTGCCAATCCTTTCAGCGTGCCAAAAAATGGCTCGGCAGTTGCAGCATTGCTGATCAGGTGGACCATAATATGATCTTCCAGGATATGAAACTGGTTCATAGATATGGAACAGGCAGATGCATAGTAAGAAGCTCATTTTTTTGGGCCTGGGCTGTGCACCATGCTAAAAGTAAAAGCACATGTGCTGTGAAGATATGGAATCAGTACCTTTGAGGGCTTCTATGAAGGCCTCATCAAACTGGCCACAGTCTAGATCAGCACTGTGCCTAGATGCAGCACCTGTACAGGTACTATAGTTCTTAGGAATATGGATATGGAAGGAGATAGATAGAGACTGTGTGTCTAGTAGGTCTAAATACCTGTCCAGACAAGGCGATGTTGGTTTAACAGTTTCCTTCTTTTGCTCCTACATGCAGCAGGATTGGATGTTTCTAGAGGACACGAAGTATTATTTCCTGAGTAGAAGAATTGTAAGGCTAACGCAGGAACAACATGAATATAACGCTGTATGTACACATGGAGGGCTGTACAGCCGATGGCACATACGAGGCCTCGCGCGGCGGCCTACCGATATCGGTGTACCGGAGCTCTCTGCATGCACAGGAGCCTCCACTGCCATATATAGGCATATACTGTTAGGCTAACCAATATAGACAAATATGCAGTTCTCGGGAATTAGTTCCAGGGATCTTTTATATAAAATAGCGAGTAAAACAAAGTGCGTTTTACATACATGTCTGCTGTGCAGCCATAAGAAGCGGCTACTCCATGTGGTTTCGCTGGCTGTGCATCTTACTATGAAGAGACATAAACAGTTTTTTTTTGTGAGCAAAAAAAATACATGATCGATACATAACATGAGTAATATAGAGAGATAAGAGTTTTGACATGGGAAAAGCTATGAACCAGGTACTTGGAAAAAAGGTAAATAGCCATAAATGGCATGAACAAATTGGCTGTGCAGTAAAAAATCTTGGACACAGCTATAGGCCAGGAATCTGCGTCTATATGGCAGAACGCGGTCGTACGACCATAGTTTCAGTGCCAAACAAGATGTAAGTAACGGAACGCGAAAACATAGTTCCACAATTGAATCTGATTTATTGCTTTAGGAAGTTGTAATTACAatagaagaaaaaaatattaCAGAGAGATAGTCTAAGAAGACACAGGCTAGAAACACTAAAGAGTAGTACCGTGCGGAATAGCCGCGACCTCATCTAACAGGAGCCGCGCACAAACTTCGAGCGCAGGCAAAAGCACATTTGGGTGTTCTGAGGCTGCTATCACCAATCTAGCAAGTTGTGTACCCCTATTTGCAATTGGGAGGAGCCGCTGGGCAATAGCTCTATACATATATAATCCATGCATACTGCAATCAACAGCAGGCAAACCATATAGCCTTTGCAAAGCAACAATAGCTTGGAACGCTGCGGCCTCATACATTAAAGCCTCATCTAAATGTGGATGACCCCAAAAAAATAATGTGCGGGGGCCGGCGTGGAGCACACTGGATGGTAGTTCAATCTCTATACCATAAAGATGTGTCCCATCCTGTATCACCTCATGTATACAAGATATATAAGGTAAGCAACATTGCTGTGCAATATCTCTCAAAATAGTTATATATGATAAGCTGGAAGAAAACATGACGTCAACGCTGGGTTTgcgaaaaaaaaagtttgtttccccAGAAAAAAACTTTTGGCGGGGATTTTGCAgatgagattttttttttgcaaagtctCCGTGCGGAGCCAAAACTAAAATCAGCGTCGATATCCAGACAGCCGTAAGAAGCGACCGCGTCCCTCTAATGTGTTTGCAGAACCCAAAAGAAAGCAGACTGATATCAGCTTACTTCATCATAAGAAGCACTGTTTTGGAGAATATGTGTGCATATAAGGATGAGTCATTCTTACGTGAGAGGAAGCAGGAATCAAGCACAAAGGATCTCGAGGAACACCGAACAGCTATCCAACTGAGCACGGCGTAGCAGCCTTTGTCTAGCAGAGTGAAATAACCCAACCCAGGACAGCGATGCACGCCGAGGAACCTGTATTATATCATAACAataccaaaaacaagagcaaattAGGTCATTACACAAAGGGCATGAATCTTAAAACAAAACGGTGTGTGCAGCAACATATGAAGTAGTTTAGGTGAAACCCAATACATGACAGAAATCAGATTCTAATTTTGAGGAACACCATATAGAAAAGAGTGGCCTAATTTccccaaaaaaaatatatatggttAGCAAACAAACAGCAAGTAAAAGATAATGTTACAGTACTATCGCTTATTGCTCCCTATACATAAAAGATGTTATTCTGAAATGGCTGATCCTGCATCAAATAAATAGCGTTGATTCAGTCAGCAAGGAACGACCTGTAACCCAAAGGCATGTCTTTGGCTTACCCAAATATTGGCTAACTCATCGTTACACTACTATCACCTATCGCTCCCTATATACATATGTGTCAGTAGGTGAAACCTATTTCTGGATTCTATGTGTCCAGATTAGATTCTAATATATGTTGCCTGTTCCTCTTATACATATGTGTCCAGACTCTAATATAAAACTCAACCTGCTTCTATGTGTCAGAAGGCGAAACCCGATAGACGACAGAAATCAGATTCTAATCTGGCCCCTATATACATATTGGTTAGCACTAAGAGCCTTAGATGTATAAGAGGAAAAAACTAATTTTCAAAGCAGCCCAAATAATTTTTATAACTTATAATGTCCAGCTCGTCCTCACCAGCGGCCCCTGGCTGTGGTACTCGTGTAGAAAATCAAACATAAATGATACGGTACCCCAAGTGTTGGCATGCGGCAAACAAAAGCATCAATTGACATACAATTGAAAAAGAAAGCAGTGAATCCATGTATAACAGGGAAAAACTAATTTTGAAAGCAGCCCAAATAATTTTTATGACTTATAATGTCCAACTCGTCATTAGCAGTGACCCTCGGGTGTGTTACTCTTGTAGAAAATCAAACATAAATCAAGCATGATGCCAATGCTGGGTTTGGCAAATAAAAATTTTGTCTGCCAAGAAAAAAACTTTTGGTGGGAATTTTGCAGATGTAAAATATAATTTTTTTTGCGCAAAGCCTTCGCGCAGAGCCAAAACTAAAACCAGCGTCGATATCTAGATAGCCGTAAGAAGCAACCATGTCCTTCTAATGTGTTTGTAGAACCCAAAACAAAGGAGACTGATATCGGTTtacttcatcataagaaggccTGCTTTGCAGAATAAGTGTGTATACAAGGATGAGGCACTCTTACCTGAGAGCAAGCAGGAACCAAATACAGAGAATCTTGAGGAACACCGAACAGGTATCGAACCTTGCACGCTGTAGCACCTTCTGTCTAGCAGAGCGAAATACCTCAACCCAGGACAGCGATGCACGGTGAAGAACCTGTATTATCTCATAATAATAGCGAGAGCAACAGCAAATTAGGTGAACACACAAAGGGCATAAATCATAAAACAAAACGGTGTGTGCACCAACATATGAAATACTTTAGGGTAAACCCGATAGATGACAGAAATCAGATTCTAATTTGGCCCCTATATACATATCGGTTAGCACTAAGAACCTTAGATGTATAAGAGAAAAAAACTAATTTTCAAAGCAGTCCAAATAATTTTTTTGACTTATAATGTCCACCTCATCCTCACGAGCGGCCCCTGGCTGTGTTATCCGTGTAGGAAACAAAACATAAATCATATGGCACCCCAAGCGTTGGCATGTGGCAAACAAAAACATTAACTGGCATACAGTTGGAAAAAAAAGCAGTGAAGGCAGGCAACAGCATGCACAGCCAAATCTCATTCCACTAATacctaaatcattttggatgggtAAATGCAAATTGGAACAGACTTTTTAATATAAAACTCAACCTGTTTCTATGTGTCAGTAAGTACCCTTCTAAATTTTTCAACACAACCCAGCCCATCCAGATTCTAATTTGGCCTGTTTCTATGTATAGGGAGCATATATGTCCAGATTCATCATAAGAAGCATTTGAACAGCTGCTTCTTATCAGCTTACCTCAGTCTACTTCTAAATTTTTCAATACAACCTTAAGAGACATTTGATGGAGCAATCTATaacaataaaatttaatataggcAATCATTCTAAGCCTACACCGCACGTTATCCTATCTCTCTCCTAGATCAAAGGGCGCCGGGCATTTTTAATCTTGGATTCAATGAACACCTGCCTACCACATACAAATTCCTAGAGTGCTCAAGTGCTGATCGCACAAACCTTTCTCCACATCAAGCTGCACGCATAACATGGCCGCAACCACTGTACGGCTGAGCAGACAGCGGCCACGCCTGAGTAGACAGTGGGCAGCAGCAGTCCCAGACCAACCGCCGACACGGCAGGCCGGAGCTGCCGGCGCTCTACGCTCATGCTAATCAGCGGGCAAGGTTGCACAGGCCGCCATACGCCGACAAGCACAGATCCTAGAGCCCATAACGCTGCATGACGCCCCCGTGTCGCATCCATGAACGGCAGACACAAATCCTGTGGGGGAACTAACGGATCTAGCCATGGAGCCGCTGGATCCGGTCATGGAGGCCCCGGATGAACCCTAGCAAAAGCGGCCGAGAAGATTCCCGGTTGACCTAGGCGCCGGAGTGCGAAGGAGACGAGGAGCAAGGGAGGGAGGCCGCCTTTACCTGGGGCTTGGTCGTGGCAGGTCGTTGCCGAGCCACCCACGCCGGCCTCCACGCCGGTCGCCGGCGGCGCTCTCGGCAGGCACGTCGGCCCAGGGCTGCGCGCCAGCTGCACCCGCGACCAGCAGCGTGGCCGTAGCCGGTGCGTCGCCGTGTGAGACAAGGAGACGAAGGGGAGGCGCGAGCAGCGGCGGGAGCGGCAGCAGGggcgcgagcggcggcggcgtccgtgCGACCCACGAGAGGAATGGGGGAAGACGGGGAAGAGATGAGGCCGACTGTGTGGACCCAAAATCGAAGCCACGGTATATATTCGGTGGGCCGACTCCGGAGCAGAAGCCGGACTATGCTGAGAGAAGCCGGTGCAAGCCAATAAGGAGCGGCGGAAGCGGATTCCAGTGAAATCCAATCGAAGCAATCACAGCCACCCGATTCAAGATCAAACGGCTGGGAGAATTTTGGCCGACGTGGATAGGCTCCCTGGCGGAGGAGCATGTCCGGCTTGTCTGTCTTAAAATAGCAACAATACACTTCACAAGGCCTCACCGTTTGGGACATGAAAAATTGATGTGATCTATATAGAAAGAGTTACAACTCTCATCAGAATCATGAAGGCTTATTTGGATCCATTTATTTACCCCTCCAATCTacctcaacacatgtggattggtaTTAATATATGGACATCCAACGAGGCCTAAGATGGTTTTGTAGTggttttaggccctgtttggcatgactccaactctgggtggagctgctccactccaGAACTCCAGGTGGAGCCAGCTCTAGATGGAGTTGGAGCTGTCTGATGAGGGTGTTTGGCTGGGAGGGTGTCTCCAGCTCCAGAAAAGATGAGTTTGAGGGTAGAATGCCATTCTTGCCCCTGGTTCGACTTGAACTACTTCtcacaaatatgaaatgaaagtaCATGCAGTGTAgtccaaaataataataaattacaTGTCATTTGCGTAGAACCGAAATTAAAAAATAAGTTCATAGTTCCAAAATAAGGTTATTACAATAATCATTGCACTAATTCCATGCTAGGGCGATGGATGTAGCCATATTATCACGAAAGGTGTCCATAGTCACAAAGCTTGATTCCGAAGTTGATCCATCGGAGGCAT includes these proteins:
- the LOC136529107 gene encoding uncharacterized protein isoform X2, with protein sequence MSVERRQLRPAVSAVGLGLLLPTVYSGVAAVCSAVQWLRPCYACSLMWRKVLHRASLSWVEVFRSARQKVLQRARFDTCSVFLKILCIWFLLALRFLGVHRCPGLGYFTLLDKGCYAVLSWIAVRCSSRSFVLDSCFLSLRCTASETTWSSRFLWLHSRHWRLLCMQRAPVHRYR
- the LOC136529107 gene encoding uncharacterized protein isoform X1, whose product is MSVERRQLRPAVSAVGLGLLLPTVYSGVAAVCSAVQWLRPCYACSLMWRKVLHRASLSWVEVFRSARQKVLQRARFDTCSVFLKILCIWFLLALRFLGVHRCPGLGYFTLLDKGCYAVLSWIAVRCSSRSFVLDSCFLSLRCTASETTWSSRFLWLHSRHVHHAAAKVSQQSAERSPRTRHNYSSH